From Rudanella lutea DSM 19387, a single genomic window includes:
- a CDS encoding efflux RND transporter permease subunit: MWSAIARTILSYRLVWLGFLVVLTGVMAYFGTRLQLSYQIARVLPLSDSTQYQYERFKERFGADGTLMVIGWQSDRWFDLPVYQGWYQMTEQVGKLQGVRQVLSSARMFNLQRNDSTWGIRPVVTRMPQTQAEVDSLKTQVLSLPFYEGLLINPATKATLMAITFDEQKLNSRARIELVQTIREYGKAFAEKNNIELHYSGLPSIRTEVMKKVSGEMKLFMGLAAVFTGLMVWLLFRSGRVVWLSMTVVAIGVCVAIGTLSLLGYEITLLTGLIPPLLIVIGVPNCVFLINKYHEELAEHSDKQRALEVMIRQIGLSSLLANVTTAIGFGVFYFTNSRLLMEFGVVAAICVMAVYVVCLLMVPILLSYLPVPKAGQLQTLQGGRWRGVLNRVDYWVHNRRGLVYGLVTVITVLSSLGMFLIRVEGYVVDDLPKNDPVYTDLRFIEQQFKGALPLEVMIDTGEPNGVFAEAGRALYKVRALERVMDDYPEFSKPRSLVDAIRFGYQTYRGGNPKYYVLPPAMELKKMVGDAPLTGKASATSSLAQSFLDSSRQITRVSYQMADVGSIRMQEVLSSLRPRLDSVFAGTGYKVSLTGHSLVFLQSNDYLLGNLYESLLIAIILIALVGMVLFRSVPIILLSKLPCLIPLVVTAGIMGYAGIPFKPSTILIFSIAFGLASDGTVYFLTSYRRQLQLGLEPPAAISAAISETGISLIYTALILAVGFAVFAASSFGGTAALGVLVATTVLMACLTNLVLLPALLLTLKRYRV; the protein is encoded by the coding sequence ATGTGGTCTGCGATAGCCCGCACTATTCTTTCGTACCGGCTGGTTTGGCTCGGTTTTCTGGTAGTCCTGACCGGGGTAATGGCCTATTTCGGCACCCGGCTCCAATTGTCGTATCAAATTGCGCGGGTGCTGCCTTTGTCTGATTCGACTCAGTATCAGTACGAACGCTTCAAGGAGCGTTTTGGGGCCGATGGCACCCTGATGGTCATTGGCTGGCAAAGTGACCGCTGGTTTGACCTGCCGGTCTATCAGGGCTGGTACCAGATGACCGAGCAGGTTGGAAAACTACAGGGCGTGCGGCAGGTGCTGTCCTCGGCCCGGATGTTTAACCTGCAGCGCAATGATAGCACCTGGGGAATCCGGCCGGTGGTAACCCGAATGCCGCAGACACAAGCCGAAGTCGATAGTCTGAAAACGCAGGTACTGAGCCTTCCTTTTTACGAGGGGCTGCTGATTAACCCGGCTACGAAAGCCACATTGATGGCCATCACGTTTGATGAGCAGAAGCTAAACTCACGCGCCCGAATCGAGCTGGTGCAGACCATCCGGGAATACGGCAAGGCCTTTGCCGAGAAAAATAACATCGAGCTGCACTATTCGGGGCTTCCTTCCATTCGGACCGAAGTCATGAAGAAGGTGTCGGGTGAGATGAAACTCTTTATGGGGCTGGCGGCCGTCTTTACGGGCCTGATGGTCTGGTTGCTGTTCCGGTCGGGCCGGGTGGTCTGGCTGTCGATGACTGTGGTGGCTATCGGGGTATGTGTGGCCATAGGTACACTGTCGTTGCTGGGGTATGAAATTACCTTGCTCACAGGCCTGATTCCGCCCCTGCTCATTGTGATTGGCGTGCCGAACTGCGTATTTCTGATTAACAAATACCACGAGGAACTGGCCGAACACAGTGATAAGCAGCGGGCTCTGGAAGTCATGATCCGGCAGATTGGCTTGTCGTCTTTACTGGCCAATGTGACTACGGCGATCGGGTTCGGGGTATTTTACTTCACCAATAGCCGGTTGCTCATGGAGTTTGGCGTGGTGGCGGCTATCTGTGTGATGGCCGTGTACGTGGTATGCCTGCTCATGGTGCCTATTCTGCTCAGTTACCTGCCCGTACCGAAAGCGGGTCAGCTGCAAACCTTGCAAGGTGGCCGTTGGCGTGGGGTGCTCAACCGGGTCGACTACTGGGTGCATAATCGGCGGGGGCTGGTATATGGACTCGTTACGGTTATCACGGTACTCAGTTCACTGGGGATGTTTTTGATTCGGGTGGAGGGATACGTTGTCGACGACTTACCCAAAAACGACCCGGTCTACACCGACCTGCGCTTTATCGAACAGCAGTTTAAAGGGGCTTTGCCACTGGAGGTGATGATCGACACCGGTGAGCCCAACGGGGTGTTTGCCGAAGCGGGCCGGGCCTTGTACAAAGTGCGGGCTCTGGAACGGGTGATGGACGATTACCCTGAATTTTCGAAACCCCGCTCATTGGTCGATGCGATCCGGTTCGGGTACCAGACTTACCGGGGCGGCAACCCCAAATACTATGTGTTGCCTCCGGCTATGGAACTGAAAAAGATGGTCGGCGATGCCCCGCTGACGGGGAAAGCCTCGGCTACCTCGTCGCTGGCTCAGTCGTTTCTGGATTCGTCGCGGCAAATCACGCGGGTGAGTTATCAAATGGCCGATGTCGGGTCTATCCGGATGCAGGAAGTGCTGAGTAGCCTGCGCCCCCGGCTCGATTCGGTGTTTGCCGGTACGGGCTATAAAGTGAGCCTGACGGGCCACAGTCTGGTTTTTTTGCAGAGCAATGACTACCTGCTGGGTAATCTGTACGAGAGCCTGCTGATTGCCATTATTCTGATCGCACTGGTTGGGATGGTGTTGTTCCGGTCTGTTCCGATTATTCTCTTATCGAAATTACCCTGCCTGATTCCTCTGGTCGTGACGGCCGGTATTATGGGCTATGCGGGGATTCCGTTCAAACCATCTACGATTTTGATTTTTAGTATAGCGTTTGGGTTGGCTTCCGACGGAACGGTGTACTTCCTGACGAGCTACCGGCGGCAGTTACAGCTTGGGCTGGAGCCCCCGGCGGCTATTAGCGCAGCCATTAGTGAAACAGGCATCAGCCTCATTTATACAGCGTTGATTCTGGCCGTCGGTTTCGCCGTGTTTGCCGCTTCAAGTTTTGGTGGTACGGCTGCTTTGGGCGTGCTGGTTGCTACAACGGTATTAATGGCTTGTCTGACAAACCTGGTGTTGTTGCCCGCTTTATTGTTGACCCTCAAACGCTATCGAGTGTAA
- a CDS encoding YitT family protein: protein MTSTVIETTTQARLRLLKDLGFLCAGVLCAGMGLKGFLLPNDFLDGGAMGIALLLEVTTGVELALLVVLVNLPFIWMGYRQISLGFAIRTIIAIGLLAICLVVVPYPLVTSDKLLISVFGGFFLGAGIGLAIRGGGVLDGTEVLAIWISRRSPLTVGDVIMVINVLVFGAAALLLNIETALYAMLTYLAASKTIDFLLHGIEEYTAVIIISDQHEAIRQMITEQMGRGVSVLKGEKGYGKRGMRHNDTNILYVVVTRLELTRLKDKIEQIDSQAFIVNHGIDDAKGGMVKGRPLH, encoded by the coding sequence ATGACATCAACCGTAATCGAAACAACGACTCAAGCCCGGCTCCGCCTGCTTAAGGATCTGGGTTTTCTGTGTGCCGGCGTTCTCTGCGCGGGTATGGGGCTCAAAGGGTTTCTGCTTCCAAACGACTTTCTGGATGGGGGCGCTATGGGAATTGCCCTGCTGCTTGAAGTGACAACCGGGGTAGAACTGGCCCTGTTGGTGGTGCTGGTGAACCTTCCCTTCATCTGGATGGGCTACCGGCAGATTTCTCTTGGGTTCGCTATTCGAACTATTATTGCCATTGGGCTGCTGGCCATCTGTCTGGTGGTGGTGCCTTATCCGCTCGTTACGTCCGATAAGCTGCTAATATCGGTTTTTGGTGGTTTTTTTCTGGGTGCGGGCATTGGGCTGGCCATTCGGGGTGGGGGCGTCCTCGACGGTACCGAGGTGTTGGCCATCTGGATTAGCCGACGCTCTCCGCTCACGGTGGGCGACGTGATTATGGTGATCAACGTGCTCGTATTTGGCGCAGCTGCCCTGTTGCTCAATATCGAAACCGCCCTGTACGCCATGCTGACGTACCTGGCCGCGTCGAAAACAATCGACTTCCTGCTCCACGGTATCGAAGAATACACCGCTGTTATCATTATTTCGGACCAACACGAGGCCATCCGACAGATGATTACCGAACAAATGGGGCGGGGTGTTTCGGTACTGAAAGGTGAAAAAGGCTACGGAAAACGGGGTATGCGGCACAACGATACGAATATCCTATACGTGGTGGTGACTCGTCTGGAGCTGACTCGCCTGAAAGACAAGATCGAACAGATCGACAGTCAGGCGTTTATCGTTAATCACGGGATCGACGATGCCAAAGGAGGGATGGTGAAGGGCCGCCCGCTCCATTAA
- a CDS encoding cation:proton antiporter, whose product MEPYTLVLVVFGVAILAVAWLPSVLEHYPLSYPIVFIIGGWAFYQFPLGLPDPRPTSHPELATHLTELCVIVALMGTGLKIDRRFRWRTWKLPLRLVWLTMTVTILVFAGLNWWWGGWPLATALLLGAALAPTDPVLAGDVQVGDPNEGKEDTVRFALTAEAGLNDGLAFPFVYLAIGLATATSATLPTTLTTWVWNDLLYRVGMGVLGGWLSGRLLSYLIFGLPQRISIKTSAYGFVALAVTLFSYGITEMLHGYGFLAVFVAAITIRSYERTHEYHEYMHAFSDQIERILIALLLLLFGGSLALGLLDSLQWIDALMGVLLVFVIRPLGGWLTLHRAGAYGLERWVVASFGIRGIGSFFYVAYALQQAPFANPERIWALTGWIVLLSICIHGALATPVMKYLDRQMARPVGKSVS is encoded by the coding sequence ATGGAACCATACACTTTGGTGCTGGTGGTGTTCGGCGTCGCTATTCTGGCGGTAGCCTGGCTGCCCTCAGTACTGGAACATTATCCGCTCTCGTATCCTATTGTGTTTATCATTGGGGGCTGGGCATTTTATCAGTTTCCGCTTGGCTTGCCCGACCCCCGGCCCACAAGCCATCCTGAACTCGCTACGCACCTGACCGAACTCTGCGTGATTGTGGCGCTGATGGGTACTGGTCTTAAAATTGACCGGCGATTCCGCTGGCGAACCTGGAAACTACCGCTTCGTCTGGTCTGGCTGACCATGACCGTTACCATTCTGGTATTTGCTGGGCTCAACTGGTGGTGGGGCGGCTGGCCATTGGCTACGGCCCTTTTGTTGGGGGCGGCTTTGGCGCCCACTGACCCGGTACTAGCGGGCGATGTGCAGGTTGGTGACCCTAATGAGGGCAAAGAGGATACCGTTCGGTTTGCACTCACCGCCGAGGCCGGCCTGAACGACGGGCTGGCGTTTCCGTTCGTGTATCTGGCCATCGGATTGGCTACGGCTACCTCGGCCACCTTGCCTACGACACTAACCACCTGGGTATGGAACGATCTGTTGTATCGGGTGGGCATGGGTGTGCTGGGTGGCTGGCTGTCGGGTCGGCTGTTGTCGTACCTGATTTTTGGGCTACCGCAGCGGATAAGCATCAAAACGTCGGCCTACGGATTTGTGGCCCTGGCCGTGACCTTGTTCAGCTACGGCATCACCGAAATGCTTCACGGATACGGCTTTCTGGCTGTTTTTGTGGCGGCTATCACCATTCGCAGTTATGAACGTACGCACGAGTACCACGAGTACATGCACGCTTTTTCAGATCAGATCGAGCGGATTCTGATTGCCCTGTTACTCCTGCTGTTCGGAGGGTCGCTGGCTTTGGGGCTGCTCGACAGTTTGCAGTGGATTGATGCGCTGATGGGCGTGCTGCTGGTGTTTGTTATTCGGCCCTTGGGCGGGTGGCTTACCCTGCACCGAGCTGGTGCCTACGGCCTCGAACGCTGGGTGGTAGCCAGTTTTGGAATCCGGGGGATAGGGTCGTTTTTCTATGTGGCCTACGCCTTGCAGCAAGCTCCGTTTGCCAACCCCGAACGCATTTGGGCACTCACTGGCTGGATTGTGCTCTTGTCGATTTGCATACACGGTGCATTGGCAACGCCGGTTATGAAGTATCTGGACCGGCAAATGGCCCGGCCGGTTGGGAAGTCGGTATCCTGA
- a CDS encoding DUF4494 domain-containing protein — protein MPTWFQGTIKYQKEEIVTDRQGDQVRLKTITEAYLVDAVSYTDAEARLYGEIPANTPDFQIARISKMKLSDVFHIEDGGDTWYKAKVIFSTEDDKGREKKIVNSMLINANTVKQAYEQLEDSLKTILMPYEITDINRTPLLDIFPYNDENKIPANLKPLHEAVRTEEV, from the coding sequence ATGCCAACCTGGTTCCAAGGCACCATCAAATACCAGAAAGAAGAAATCGTAACCGACCGTCAGGGCGATCAGGTTCGGTTAAAAACCATCACGGAAGCCTACCTCGTCGATGCCGTTTCGTACACCGATGCCGAAGCGCGGCTCTATGGGGAGATTCCGGCCAATACACCTGATTTCCAGATTGCCCGCATCTCAAAAATGAAGCTCTCCGATGTGTTTCATATCGAAGACGGGGGCGACACCTGGTACAAGGCAAAAGTGATTTTCTCAACCGAAGACGACAAAGGCCGGGAGAAGAAAATCGTGAACAGTATGCTCATCAACGCCAACACAGTAAAGCAGGCCTACGAGCAACTCGAAGACAGCCTCAAAACGATTTTGATGCCCTACGAGATTACGGACATCAACCGGACGCCGTTGCTCGACATTTTCCCGTACAACGACGAAAACAAAATCCCGGCTAATTTGAAGCCCCTGCACGAGGCCGTCAGAACCGAAGAAGTTTAA
- a CDS encoding histone deacetylase family protein has translation MVSIAYAPLYKLPLPTGPHGEPHRFPMLKYELIPEQLLYEGTCTPEHFFVPGPVDDRWVLGVHTPAYVTQLKTLTVPPAMVRRIGFPLTPELIEREWIITQGTIDCALWAKQHGCALNVAGGTHHAFPDKGEGFCLLNDVGVAAHYLLETGQARRILVIDLDVHQGNGTAVMFAHEERVFTFSMHGKDNYPLKKEQSDLDIALPTGTGDEVYLNTLYDALPRLIDQHQPDFLFYVAGVDIIGTDRLGKLAVSREGCRQRDVFVFDTAMGRGLPIVVSMGGGYSPRIADIVEAHCNTFRVAVGKFS, from the coding sequence ATGGTTTCAATTGCCTACGCTCCACTGTACAAACTTCCTCTTCCTACCGGCCCCCATGGCGAACCCCACCGCTTCCCCATGCTGAAATACGAGCTGATTCCGGAGCAGTTGCTGTACGAGGGAACCTGTACACCCGAACACTTTTTTGTGCCCGGCCCGGTTGACGACCGTTGGGTGCTGGGCGTACACACGCCTGCTTACGTTACCCAACTGAAAACCCTGACAGTGCCCCCCGCTATGGTTCGGCGGATTGGGTTTCCGCTCACGCCTGAATTGATCGAACGGGAGTGGATCATTACGCAGGGCACCATCGACTGTGCGTTGTGGGCGAAGCAACACGGGTGCGCCCTCAATGTAGCCGGTGGTACGCACCATGCCTTTCCGGACAAAGGCGAGGGGTTCTGCCTGCTCAACGATGTGGGCGTAGCCGCTCATTACCTGTTAGAAACCGGACAGGCTCGCCGGATTCTGGTTATCGACCTCGACGTACATCAGGGCAATGGAACAGCCGTGATGTTTGCGCATGAGGAGCGGGTGTTTACGTTCAGCATGCACGGCAAAGACAATTATCCGCTCAAGAAAGAACAGTCGGATCTGGACATTGCGTTGCCCACCGGCACCGGCGACGAGGTGTACCTGAACACCCTGTACGATGCCCTCCCCCGCCTGATTGACCAGCACCAACCCGATTTTCTGTTCTACGTGGCGGGTGTGGATATTATCGGCACCGACCGGCTCGGTAAACTCGCCGTGAGCCGCGAAGGATGCCGTCAGCGCGATGTATTTGTGTTCGACACGGCTATGGGCCGGGGACTACCGATTGTGGTCTCGATGGGGGGCGGCTATTCACCCCGCATCGCCGATATTGTGGAGGCCCACTGCAATACATTTCGGGTAGCCGTGGGGAAGTTTTCGTAA
- a CDS encoding SDR family oxidoreductase has protein sequence MARSTEKVAIVTGAAHGIGLATARILLENKYRVAIWDVNPDELDKLPRQLKADADRYLMYPCDVSAETDVQRGIAQTLERFGRIDVLVNNAGVMDEKPLEDVTLADWNRVLGTNLTGAFLGAKYAAAELAKHRGSIINIASTRAFQSEPDTFAYSATKGALVALTHALAISLGPNVRVNSISPGWIDVSDGSQTLRKKDHAQHPAGRVGTPDDVARMVLFLTDSQNDFVTGQNFIVDGGMTRKMIYVH, from the coding sequence ATGGCCCGATCGACCGAAAAAGTTGCGATTGTGACCGGTGCTGCCCACGGCATTGGTCTGGCAACAGCCCGCATCCTGCTGGAAAACAAGTACCGGGTAGCTATTTGGGACGTAAACCCCGATGAACTCGACAAACTTCCCCGACAGCTTAAGGCCGACGCCGACCGGTATCTGATGTATCCGTGTGATGTGTCGGCGGAGACCGATGTGCAGCGCGGAATTGCCCAGACCCTCGAACGGTTTGGGCGGATTGATGTGCTGGTGAACAATGCGGGCGTGATGGACGAAAAACCGCTTGAAGATGTGACACTTGCCGACTGGAACCGCGTGCTCGGAACCAACCTGACCGGGGCGTTTCTGGGGGCGAAATATGCCGCTGCCGAGCTGGCTAAACACCGGGGAAGCATCATCAACATAGCCTCAACGCGGGCCTTCCAGTCGGAGCCGGATACCTTTGCCTACTCGGCTACCAAGGGTGCTCTGGTGGCACTGACGCACGCGCTAGCCATTTCGCTCGGCCCCAACGTGCGGGTCAACTCAATCAGCCCCGGCTGGATCGACGTGTCGGACGGGTCTCAGACGTTGCGCAAGAAAGACCATGCCCAGCATCCGGCCGGTCGCGTAGGTACTCCCGACGATGTTGCCCGTATGGTTTTGTTCCTGACCGATTCGCAGAATGATTTCGTTACGGGTCAGAATTTTATTGTCGACGGAGGGATGACCCGTAAGATGATTTACGTACACTAA
- a CDS encoding TonB-dependent receptor — protein sequence MKSGLASLLVLLILLSQSNSFGQNAPVINATVTGKVVDSRTGKHLIGATVLIKGTTNGSATNQNGQFTLITGQKPPFTVVVSYVGYQTQELILNEDTGEIQLTQADNQLADVTITSRRRQESSQEVPIPISVVRGALVEDAGAFNVNRLKELVPSVQLYSSNPRNTTLNIRGLGSTFGLTNDGIDPGVGFYVDGVYYARPAVTALDFVDVEQIEVLRGPQGTLFGKNTTAGAFNITTRAASFVPGATFELSYGNYNFVQAKASLTGPLGKKLAARASFTGTQRNGLLTNIRTNQSVNTLNNLGFRGQLLYTPSDNVKLTLIGDYTDQQPNGYAQVVAGVVTTKRPAYRQFNNIIADLGYKLPSTNPFDRIIDHDTPSKADNQMGGVSLNADIKLGGGTLTATSAWRYWIWGPLNDRDYIGLPVFSISAANSKHDQWSQEIRYAGALSSRLNGVLGIFALYQDLQSDPVQTEEAGAAQWRFAQSSTSPLWRTPGLFDGFGIRTTNRLRSTSAAVFGQLDWAINDRLHVLPGIRYNYDKKIANYKRETYGGLQTTDPALLALKNAVYTNQAFDTDVDETNISGQATVQYKASQRINAFGTYSLSYKPVGINIAGLPTSGGRVLLELARVKPEFVTHYELGLKTRPTPNSVLNVVLHNSDIKDYQTQVQTPEPGVNRGYLANAERVRVWGVEVDGNLRLGNTLSVYGSVAYTNGKYVSFKNAPVPLEETGGEAAFKDISGGDLPGISKWAGSLGGEVSGNGKFLAQDGRFFFALDNYYRSGFSSSPSPSQFLNIDGYALVNARVGFRASNGTSVFIWSRNLLNQNYFEQLLPAPGNAGQYGGVLGDPRTYGVTLRYSF from the coding sequence ATGAAATCAGGTTTAGCCTCTCTTTTAGTTCTACTTATCCTATTGAGTCAATCCAATAGTTTTGGCCAGAATGCCCCTGTCATAAACGCAACGGTGACCGGCAAAGTCGTTGACAGCCGCACCGGCAAACACCTGATTGGGGCCACGGTATTGATCAAAGGCACCACCAACGGGTCAGCCACCAACCAAAACGGTCAGTTTACACTCATTACGGGTCAGAAGCCCCCCTTCACGGTGGTGGTTTCGTACGTAGGGTACCAAACCCAGGAGTTGATTCTGAACGAAGATACTGGCGAGATTCAATTGACACAGGCCGATAATCAGCTTGCCGACGTGACCATCACCTCACGCCGACGCCAGGAGTCGTCGCAGGAAGTACCCATTCCGATTTCGGTGGTACGGGGGGCTTTGGTCGAAGATGCCGGGGCGTTTAACGTAAACCGACTGAAAGAACTGGTCCCATCGGTTCAACTCTACTCATCAAACCCGCGCAATACTACCCTGAACATCCGGGGCTTAGGCTCTACATTTGGGCTGACCAACGACGGAATTGATCCGGGTGTCGGGTTTTACGTCGATGGTGTGTACTACGCCCGGCCGGCCGTCACGGCCCTCGACTTTGTCGATGTGGAGCAAATTGAAGTATTGCGCGGACCACAGGGTACCCTGTTCGGCAAAAACACAACAGCCGGTGCGTTTAACATTACGACCCGGGCCGCCAGCTTTGTACCGGGTGCCACGTTTGAACTGAGCTATGGCAACTACAATTTTGTGCAGGCCAAAGCCTCGCTGACGGGTCCACTGGGCAAAAAACTGGCCGCTAGGGCCTCGTTTACCGGTACACAGCGGAACGGACTGCTCACCAACATTCGCACCAACCAGTCGGTCAATACGCTCAACAACCTTGGTTTCCGGGGGCAATTACTGTACACGCCCTCCGACAACGTAAAATTGACCCTCATCGGGGATTACACCGACCAGCAACCAAACGGCTATGCGCAGGTGGTAGCGGGCGTGGTTACCACCAAACGCCCGGCTTACCGGCAGTTTAACAACATCATTGCCGATCTGGGCTACAAGCTACCCAGCACCAACCCCTTCGACCGGATTATTGACCACGACACCCCCTCGAAAGCCGACAACCAGATGGGCGGTGTTTCGCTCAATGCCGATATTAAACTGGGCGGTGGTACCCTGACGGCCACCTCGGCCTGGCGGTACTGGATTTGGGGGCCACTCAACGACCGCGACTACATTGGTTTACCTGTGTTCTCGATTTCGGCGGCCAACTCAAAGCACGATCAATGGTCGCAGGAGATTCGGTACGCCGGCGCCCTGTCGAGCCGACTCAACGGGGTATTGGGTATATTTGCCCTGTATCAGGACCTGCAATCGGATCCCGTGCAAACCGAAGAGGCCGGGGCGGCTCAGTGGCGATTTGCCCAAAGCTCAACCAGCCCACTCTGGCGGACACCCGGTTTGTTCGACGGGTTTGGGATTCGGACAACGAACCGACTCCGCAGCACCAGCGCGGCCGTGTTTGGTCAACTCGACTGGGCCATCAACGACCGACTCCACGTATTGCCAGGTATTCGGTACAATTATGACAAGAAGATAGCCAACTACAAACGCGAAACTTACGGCGGCCTGCAAACCACCGACCCGGCCCTGCTCGCCCTCAAAAATGCGGTGTACACCAATCAGGCGTTTGATACCGATGTTGACGAAACAAACATCTCGGGGCAGGCCACAGTCCAGTACAAAGCCAGCCAGCGAATCAATGCTTTTGGCACGTACTCGCTTAGCTATAAGCCGGTGGGTATCAACATTGCGGGTTTACCCACCTCAGGAGGCCGCGTGCTGCTGGAGCTTGCCCGGGTGAAACCTGAGTTTGTGACCCACTATGAACTGGGCCTGAAAACCCGACCAACGCCCAACTCGGTACTGAACGTGGTATTGCACAACTCCGATATCAAAGACTACCAAACACAGGTACAAACCCCCGAGCCGGGCGTAAACCGCGGGTATCTGGCCAATGCCGAACGGGTACGGGTTTGGGGTGTGGAGGTGGATGGAAACCTGCGCCTGGGTAATACTCTGTCGGTGTACGGGTCTGTTGCTTACACCAATGGCAAGTATGTTTCGTTTAAAAACGCGCCTGTGCCGCTCGAAGAAACCGGCGGAGAAGCTGCTTTCAAGGATATATCGGGGGGCGACCTGCCGGGTATTTCGAAATGGGCGGGTTCGCTCGGGGGCGAGGTGAGTGGCAACGGGAAGTTTCTGGCGCAGGACGGCCGCTTCTTTTTTGCCCTCGACAACTACTACCGGTCAGGGTTCTCATCGAGCCCGTCGCCCTCCCAGTTCCTGAACATCGACGGGTACGCTCTGGTCAACGCGCGGGTAGGCTTTCGGGCTTCGAACGGCACATCGGTGTTTATCTGGAGCCGTAACCTACTGAATCAAAACTATTTCGAGCAACTCCTCCCCGCTCCCGGTAACGCCGGCCAGTACGGGGGTGTGCTGGGCGACCCGCGTACATACGGCGTTACGCTACGATACTCGTTTTAA
- a CDS encoding ACT domain-containing protein produces MITTASSSPRWQTVFQVVGFDRVSFVSDVMAALPEESHYHIAGVSFEADGIRATGRLTIQTSNEQALTQIDNRLRVVRGLVSVSQTTHQIQ; encoded by the coding sequence ATGATCACTACAGCTTCATCGTCGCCCCGCTGGCAAACCGTGTTTCAGGTGGTCGGTTTCGACCGGGTTAGCTTCGTGAGCGATGTGATGGCGGCCCTTCCTGAGGAAAGTCATTATCACATTGCGGGGGTGTCGTTTGAAGCAGATGGCATCCGGGCTACGGGTCGGCTGACCATTCAAACCAGTAACGAGCAGGCACTTACCCAAATCGACAATCGACTTCGGGTGGTGCGGGGGCTGGTCAGTGTCAGTCAGACCACCCACCAAATCCAATAA
- a CDS encoding redoxin domain-containing protein, whose translation MTLELVDEWGDISSTTVKDRRPVERVQPLRTGDKAPFFSIANRAGYWTTPVLPSTPAEHILTLPHLLEAGTLVVGFYCPCWGRYAEPFLDTLIRLAEAVHAHGAQLVVFSNEHPRYMPNKAQEAPMTIVFDADKSVAQQFGVYSEADPIWDRISGISEEVYIPALYVVDAGRQIRYQFLDENFESLTHQAQPVIEAITHTIVS comes from the coding sequence ATGACACTCGAACTCGTGGATGAATGGGGCGACATCAGCTCAACAACGGTTAAAGATCGTCGACCAGTTGAACGCGTACAGCCTCTACGCACCGGGGACAAAGCCCCTTTCTTTTCGATTGCTAACCGGGCCGGGTACTGGACAACCCCCGTGCTCCCGTCGACTCCGGCCGAACATATTCTGACGCTGCCCCACCTGCTCGAAGCCGGCACACTGGTAGTTGGGTTTTACTGCCCTTGCTGGGGCCGTTACGCCGAGCCGTTTCTGGACACGCTCATCCGGCTTGCCGAAGCTGTGCATGCCCACGGAGCGCAGTTGGTTGTGTTTTCAAACGAGCATCCACGCTACATGCCCAACAAAGCACAGGAAGCGCCCATGACCATTGTGTTCGACGCTGATAAGTCGGTGGCGCAGCAGTTTGGGGTTTACTCCGAAGCCGACCCTATCTGGGACCGTATTTCGGGCATCTCCGAAGAAGTGTACATCCCGGCCCTGTACGTTGTTGATGCGGGCCGTCAGATCCGGTACCAGTTTCTCGACGAGAATTTTGAGTCGCTCACCCATCAGGCCCAACCGGTAATTGAGGCCATAACGCATACTATCGTCTCATGA
- a CDS encoding RrF2 family transcriptional regulator, producing MISKRAKYAFKALRKLAEQYGRGPVMISWLSEQENIPKRFLESILLDLRNHGLLQSQKGKGGGYMLRLEPERINLAQVLRIIDGPIAPTPCVSKNFYVRCDDCEDEETCTIRPIMVQVRDANLSVYENISLRELQTTRSDLAPVEGHLE from the coding sequence ATGATATCAAAACGAGCGAAATATGCCTTCAAGGCCCTGCGGAAACTGGCCGAACAATATGGCCGTGGTCCGGTGATGATCAGTTGGTTATCGGAACAGGAGAATATTCCGAAGCGGTTTCTGGAATCTATTTTACTGGACTTGCGAAACCATGGATTATTGCAAAGTCAGAAAGGAAAGGGGGGAGGGTATATGTTACGGCTGGAGCCCGAGCGGATCAATCTGGCCCAGGTTTTACGCATCATCGACGGGCCGATTGCCCCGACGCCCTGTGTTTCTAAAAATTTTTATGTCCGCTGCGACGATTGTGAAGATGAAGAAACCTGCACAATCCGGCCCATTATGGTACAGGTGCGCGATGCCAACCTAAGCGTCTACGAGAACATAAGTTTGCGTGAACTTCAGACTACCCGCTCCGACCTTGCTCCGGTTGAGGGTCATCTGGAGTAA